GGCCGTCGTACCGCTGGCGATGAGGCTCTTGGTGACCGTGCCGAAAGTGCCGTGCAGAACCGGGTTCGTCGCGGCGCTGATCGCGGCCGGATAGCCGGAGCTGATGCTCAGGGAGTCGATGGAGAAGCCGAACGGGTCGGTCGAGTCGACACTGTTCTTGGTCATGAGGTCGTTGAGGATCTCGACGGCGTCCTCGCCGTCGTTGTTCCGGTCGGCGCCCGTGTGGTCGGAGATCATGAAGAGACCGCCGCCGTTCTGGACGAACTTCATGATGGCGGTCTTCTCGGCGGTGGTGAACAGCGTGTTGGGTTCGGGAAGCACGAGCGTGTCGAACTTCGACAGGTCGGTCGCCGTGGAGCCGCCGTAGGCGAGGGCGGAGCCCGAGGGCAGCGTCTTGAGGCTGTAGTCGCCGGTCTGCTGGAGGGCGACGCCCCAGGAGGAGAGCGCGCCGGTCCAGTCGCTCTCGCCGGAGGGGGCGGAGTCCTCGGAGAGCGGGTCGGGCTGGCTCTTGGAGATGATCCAGTCGGCGTTGCCGGCCGTCTCGGCGTGGGCGTTGTCGAACAGGATGCGGTGGGGGGTGGCGGCGGTCGCGGCTGTCGCGGTGGCGGTGGCCTGGACGGCGACGCCGGTGGCGATCAGGCCGAGCACGGCCAGGGCCGAGGTGATTCTGTGCCGGGACCCGGTGATGGCGTACATCTGGCATTCCTCCATGGGTGGGGGGAGAGCTGGGGGAAGGCGGTGCGGGTGACGAATCTGCGCGCGTAGACCGGGCGTTGACGACCGCCCGATGCACACAAGGCAGGACCGTACCGACAAGATCGACGCCACCGGGAGGCCCGGCCAGAGTTTCACGTAAAGCTCTTACACGCCGGTAACCACCGGCCGGAAAAGGCTGTTTGACGACTATTACGGGCGATGTGAGACGCCGAGGCGGCCCAACTCGTCGTCCGTCAGCCGTAGTCCGCCCGCCGCCACGTTGTCCACGACGTGATCGGGATTGCCCGTGCCCGGGATGGCGAGCACATGCGCCCCCTGGTGGAGACTCCAGGCGAGCCGGATCTGGGCGGGGCTCGCGCCGTGTTCGCGGGCGGCGGCGAGCACCGTGGCGTCGTGGGTGTCGGTGGCGCCCCTCGCTCCGCCGCCGCCCGCGACGGCGAAGAAGGGTACGAAGGCGATGCCCGACTCCCCGCACAGCCGCAGGAGTTCGTCGCCCTCGGGGTCGGGACGGTCGAGTGCGTACCGGTTCTGCACGCAGACCACCGGGGCGATCGCCCGCGCCTCGGCGAGGTGTCTCGGCTCGATGGCGGAGATGCCGAGGTGACGGATCAGGCCCGCCTCGCGCAGGTCGGCGAGCGCACCGAAGTGCTCGGCGACGGAGTCCTGGTTCATCCGGCGCAGGTTGACCACGTCGAGGTGGTCGCGGCCGAGCTGGCGGAGGTTCTCCTCGACGTGTCCGCGCAGTTGGTCGGGGCGGGCCGAGGTCGCCCACTCTCCCGAGTAGTCGCGGTGGGGGCCGACCTTGGTGACGATGACGAGGTCGTCCGCGTACGGCGCCAGGGCGCTGTTGATCAGTTCGTTGGCGGAGCGCAGCGCGGAGAAGTAGAAGGCGGCGGTGTCGATGTGGTTGACGCCGAGTTCGACGGCCTTCCGCAGCACGGCCAGCGACCGTTCGCGGTCACTGGGCGTGCCGAGGTGGAAAGCCGCGCTGCCGGTGAGCCGCATGGCTCCGAATCCGAGCCGGTTGACGGTGAGATCGCCGAGTTTCCAGGTGCCCGCGGCGTCCGCGGTGATCGTTTCCGAGGTCATCGGCGGAGTCTCGCACGTGCGGCTGGCACCGGATCGGCGTCGGGGTCGGCCGTCTGGGGTTCTTTGGCGTCCTTTTGGCGTTCTTTACGGGTAGACGTAGGTGTTGAGCGTGGCGACCGCCGAGGCGGAGTTTCCGAGGTCGTAGCGGTCCACGGCAAGGAAGTTGGGCTTCTTGCGGGCGGCGGGCCGGCAGAACCGCTGGGCCCGGTCGGCGAGTTTGGTGTTGTCGGTCGCCGCCGTGTTGGCGATCGCCACGTCCCGGAAGTGGTTCATGACGAAGAGGGGTGTGAAGGCGCCCTCGGTGCGGGTGAGCGGGGTGTTGGAGTCGGCGCCGTACCAGCGGCTGTAGCAGGACCAGTCGGAGGTGCCGAGGCCGCCGCCCATGGACCAGTAGTTCTCGACGGTCCACTCGCGCTGGTACATCACCCCGAAGGTGTCCCGGGTGAGCCCGGCGGCCTGGTCGGCGGAGCGGCTGTGGTCGGTGAAGATGAGCAGCCGGTCGTTGGCGGCGATCAGGTCGGCGACCTTCGGCCAGCCGTTCTGCCGGACGCCGGTCTGGTCGGGACGGTAGAGGACGTCCGACAGGCCGTTGACGCGGGCGAGTTCGCCGCGCAGGACGCCCGGGTCGACGTAGTCCTCCAGGAAGACGGTGACCACCTGGGTGGGGTTCTGCTTGAGGAAGTCGACCATGCGCTGGAGGTCGACCCAGAGGGCGACGGGGCTGCCGACGAGGGTGCAGCTGTTGTGGCAGAGGATCGCACCGTCGGGGGTCTGGTGGATGTCCAGCATGAACCCGCGTACACCGTCGGTGAGTTGCTGGTTGATGCCACGTGACTGGTTGGGGACGAAGTTGACGAAGGGCGGGGCGAAGCCGCCGTCGACACCGTTGGCGTAGGCGTTGTGGGCGGTGAGGAACGTGACCTGGTCCAGGGTGCGTTGGTCGGCGGGCGGCATCGGGGCGACGGTGGGGGCGACCGGGGTGAGGTACCAGGCGGCCAACCCGCCCGAGCCGCCGATGGCCAGCTGGTCGGGGTAGTTGGCGCCGGACGGCTTGGCGGCGACCGTCAGATAACGGGTGGTCCCCGGCGCCTTGAGGGTGTACTGGTCGGTGCCGGACGGGGTGATCTCCCAGGCCGCGTCGGCGCTGGTGCAGGCGACGGTCCTGGCGTTGTCACCGGAGCGGCCGAGACAGCTGCCCGCGGTATCGGTGCTCTCCAGGAGGTAGGAGGTTCCGCTCGCGCGCAGCGTCCACTGCTGGTGGTCCTCGTTGCCCTTGGGCCTGTGCTGTTCGACGGCTCCGGCGTCGTCGGCGGCGTTGAGTCCGGTGGTCGCGCTCTGGAGGTAGTAGGTCCCGGCGGTCGGGTCGGCGGCGGCCAGGGCGGGCGGTGCGGGCGCGGCAACTGCCGCCGCCAGTGCGGCTGTTGCGGTGAGCAGTGCGGTGCGGGGGGTCGGCATGTACGGGCCCTTCATGAACTCGGCGCATCGACGACGCGCTCGGCAGGGGCATGACATCACGAAGCCCGGCATGAAGTCAGCACACCCGGCACACCCGCCTCCGCGCCATGCCGGCGAGGGTGTCGTCGGCGGTTCGCACGACGGTCGCGCCAGCCGGGGTGCCGGTTCCTTCGGCGAGGTCCGCGAGCAGCTGGGCGTCCTTGCGCAGCAGCGGTAGGGCGGCGATCCGGTCGCGGTTGCCACCGGCCGCGGCGACCCGGCCCAGCGCGAAACTCACCCCGCTGCCGTGCGCGATGACGTGGGCGAGACCGGTTGGGTCCACGTCGAGGGTGCACCCGAGGGCGAGTACGTCGGCGGAGGCGGCGCAGCCCGGCCAGCACCCCCTCGTCGTCGGCGTTGACCTCCTCGACGTCCGCGGAGTCACCGACGCAGACGTTCACGAGGTCACTTGCGGCGGCCAACACGGCTGCGGAGACAGCACGTTGAGCAGAGGTCGCGGCGAACGGGGTGAGCGAGGCAGGTCTCCTCGCCCACAGCGTCGTCGTGAACCCTGCGTCGACGATCCGCCGTGCCACGGGGCCGCCCTGACTCACGAGCCCGGTTCACCGCACCCGCGTCAACCGGTCTCCTGTCCCGCCGCTCCGATGACCGCCGGGTCCTCCGTCTTCGCGGCGGCTTCGGGACGCGCGGGCCGCCAGAACGTCGCCAGCAGCCCCGCTGTGGCCACCACGGCCACTCCGAGGGCGATGCCGCCTCCGGCCCAGCCGGTGACCTCGATGCCGGCGGCGTGGTCCAGGGAGACCTTGCCGGGCCCCAGTACCCCGAGCGCCAGCGAGATCGCGGCCAGCATCAGGACGTACTCGTAGCCGTCCTTGAACACGAAGAACCCGTTGGGCCGGTGGGCGAGGAGCCCCGCGACCAGCATCACCGAGACCACCGCCGCACAGGCCAGCGGGGTGAACAGGCCGAGGACCAGCAGCGCGCCCGCGCCGACCTCGGTGACCACGCTCATCCACGCCTGCAGCGTTCCGTGCCGCAGCCCGAGCCCGCCGAACCAGCGGGCCGTGCCCTCG
This genomic interval from Streptomyces sp. B21-083 contains the following:
- a CDS encoding aldo/keto reductase, with the translated sequence MTSETITADAAGTWKLGDLTVNRLGFGAMRLTGSAAFHLGTPSDRERSLAVLRKAVELGVNHIDTAAFYFSALRSANELINSALAPYADDLVIVTKVGPHRDYSGEWATSARPDQLRGHVEENLRQLGRDHLDVVNLRRMNQDSVAEHFGALADLREAGLIRHLGISAIEPRHLAEARAIAPVVCVQNRYALDRPDPEGDELLRLCGESGIAFVPFFAVAGGGGARGATDTHDATVLAAAREHGASPAQIRLAWSLHQGAHVLAIPGTGNPDHVVDNVAAGGLRLTDDELGRLGVSHRP
- a CDS encoding DoxX family protein — translated: MTNAEAVAVLAVRVVLGAIMIAHGLNHWRGGGKIEGTARWFGGLGLRHGTLQAWMSVVTEVGAGALLVLGLFTPLACAAVVSVMLVAGLLAHRPNGFFVFKDGYEYVLMLAAISLALGVLGPGKVSLDHAAGIEVTGWAGGGIALGVAVVATAGLLATFWRPARPEAAAKTEDPAVIGAAGQETG
- a CDS encoding RICIN domain-containing protein; this encodes MPTPRTALLTATAALAAAVAAPAPPALAAADPTAGTYYLQSATTGLNAADDAGAVEQHRPKGNEDHQQWTLRASGTSYLLESTDTAGSCLGRSGDNARTVACTSADAAWEITPSGTDQYTLKAPGTTRYLTVAAKPSGANYPDQLAIGGSGGLAAWYLTPVAPTVAPMPPADQRTLDQVTFLTAHNAYANGVDGGFAPPFVNFVPNQSRGINQQLTDGVRGFMLDIHQTPDGAILCHNSCTLVGSPVALWVDLQRMVDFLKQNPTQVVTVFLEDYVDPGVLRGELARVNGLSDVLYRPDQTGVRQNGWPKVADLIAANDRLLIFTDHSRSADQAAGLTRDTFGVMYQREWTVENYWSMGGGLGTSDWSCYSRWYGADSNTPLTRTEGAFTPLFVMNHFRDVAIANTAATDNTKLADRAQRFCRPAARKKPNFLAVDRYDLGNSASAVATLNTYVYP